The genomic DNA GAGCACCATGACCCTAAAAGAAGTATGAGCCTATGTATGCATTCACATTTCTTCAGGAATGAGTCAGCAAAACACACTAACAGCTTCTACGTTAGTGCTTGGTGAACAAGAGAGGTAGAAATAATCCAAATTACAAAGTATCCAAGGATGAACAACATAAACAACTTACAGTGAGTCAGCATACAACTGGGAGGTAGAAGCATCTAATATACTACAGGGGGGGTCAGAATTTCCTGCTTCTATCTACTGCTCTTACGGCAAAAAACTCCTTGTAGTTTGTTTTAAAAGGTTAATGGACAGCAATGTTTGACTGCATGGGCtataaaatgactaaaaaacaAGCGCCATAATAGGCCCTTGACGAATAACTGTAGTGGCCACTAGAAGACAATTTTTCCAAGAATATGGCACATAAAAATTGTTCCAAACACAACATACATTTCATTGGGTTTTCCCTTACATTGAAGagttttttacaaaaaaatttcaaatagtTCCATCTGCTCCCTCTTCATTATTACTTTCAAATATATACTAGCTAAATTAGAAGCAGTGCACATATTCAAACAAGCTTGTCTGCAACTACTACAAAGTACATAAGAAATTGACCAATTGAATTTGTAGTTATAAGAATGAGTGAAGgcatctttattttatttttggataagtaattgAAACTTCATTAAAGAACACCcaactagaaagagaaaaactaaGATTAGAGAACACACTATACAATTCTATGAGAGATTGTTTACGGAGCAGTTTTTTGGCAGCCCAAGCTGCATGGccttgcttttgattccattGAAGAGGAGGACGCTTCTTGGTTGGACCATTTAAGGAGAGTGAGATCCTTAAGGTGGTGAAAGGTGGTGAAAGGTATAAACACTGATAAGAtccaagtggtggaggccttggtcttgaggtatcatctccttcaaggtccaagggtCAAtacctcatgggtgcaaacaatccttTGGAGCCACACCCCTTGGTGAAAAGTtagcgatttaaccagttctGTGTAGGAAAACTTCCGAGGGTGCAGTGCACGGGACCAGGatttactctgcaggggtgggtccgaagggtcCTGCCTTgaagaggttccccgacataaaaaaataaataaattaaaaaaaaaaaaaaaaggccaggCCCTGATGGTTTTACTATGATTTTTATCAAGTTTGCTGAGATGTGATCAAAGAAGATACTATGGACATGTTCCATAATTTTCATGCTAGAAGCAAGATTGAAAAAACTCTTGATGCCACTTTCATTGCTCTCATCCCAAAGAAATTTGGGGCAATCAATGTTCAGGATTTTCACCCTATTAGTCTAATGAGTGGAGCttacaagattattgccaaAGTCCTTGCCAATAAGTTGAGTAGGGTTGTCAAAAAATCATTTCCAAGCCTCAGAGTGCGTTTGTCAAAGGTCGGCAAATCCTTGACTACTTTCTTATAGTCAATAAATGTATGGATCGTAGAATTAGATCTGGTGAGTCTGGAGTTCTATGCAAGTTGGAAAttgagaaggcttatgatcatgtcaattgggagTTCTTATTATATTTGTTGAGAATGTGCAATTCTTGTGGGGAATGTTATTAATGTTGATGGTTTGGTTGGTATTTAGGGCTGTGGAGTgtcttctttgcctttgaagtacCTTGGTCTTCCACTGGGAGCGTCTTTTAAGGCCAATCTATTTGAGCGGTGTTATTGAGAATCATATTAGGCTAGTTAAACTCACTAGTGCCACCTGACTCTCAAGTGTCTTCTCTCAACAGAAAACCCAGCAAATAAACAGCACTTGACAGAGGCATAGACAATGATTTTGATACCACTTGCTGACATGGCACAATCTTTCAACCCTATCTATTTCATTTAGAACTATGGAAGTTGTATTTGTTAATGATCAATCCCAGTTCATGATACAACAAATCATCTCAAGCCCTTCCTTCTAACTCACGAGTGAAGCATGGaacaaataaatttgaaaagaaactCAACTATGTGCAAGTGGTGGAAATtcataaaaagaagaaacatgCCAACATTTCTAGGTATTATTATCACAAATGCAATTTTGATATCACAACAGATGCGGCAAATTTTTTCAGAAAAGCTTACCAATCAAGCATAAGAGAATAACAATCCAAAAAATCACTTGAACAGGCCGGCTATATTGCATCTGGTACTGAGACCTTTGAAGTTGTCTCTGAATAGCTCCATACCAGCCATAAAGTTGCTTATCATAACAATCATCACAACTATCCAGGCAACTCTTGCTCCTTTCATAGCATGCATTAATGCcctttttgggaaaattaaaattaaaatcattatgAATGCTACAGCACATATAGAAATCAAGAAGCAGACTAATCAAGAGTCTTAAGCTCAGAAACAGAGTAAAGTCATTAGACACACACCCTAGACAACTGAGGAGATCGCAATAGTGCAGTATCAGCTGCTTGTTGGCCTTCCATTGCCTTCCACTTCCTGAAACCATTCTTCGGCCACTTCAACTTTGATGCAGATTCCATGGAACCTAGGAATCCTGATAAACTAGGGATCTTCCGTACAGGTAACCCAGTCTGCCCATTAAAAGAATTCTGCTGGTTTACATCGTCAGGCACGACAATCTTCCAAGAACCAATGTCAGCATTAGCACTAGCGGTCCTCCTATGCCCATGTGACTTATCATCCCTAGCCTCCACGGAACCCAACTCAGCTGAATGGCGTGAGTTCTTTAAACAATCAGGGGGTGAATCTTTATCTGTCACTTGTGAACTTTCAATATCCCTTTGATTACTTTTTACAGGAGTTTTGTCCTCAGATGTCGATGGTCCCGAAAGAAACAATGCGAGTTCATCGCATTCTCCTTCATCTAAACGCACCCAAGGCAA from Corylus avellana chromosome ca6, CavTom2PMs-1.0 includes the following:
- the LOC132184952 gene encoding uncharacterized protein LOC132184952 isoform X1 — its product is MKACDLDFLLFYDFPHILSQPNAALGLFFPLLCIPGSLVRSNTDRCMVIHRRMESTYRTWIHAKKDSSGMWDSEELCRDLHTAHGTTKWQLEEFGRAVQSSYGKSSSDDARARHHEFIIAIEDQISKIENSLQESALSEGKASLPWVRLDEGECDELALFLSGPSTSEDKTPVKSNQRDIESSQVTDKDSPPDCLKNSRHSAELGSVEARDDKSHGHRRTASANADIGSWKIVVPDDVNQQNSFNGQTGLPVRKIPSLSGFLGSMESASKLKWPKNGFRKWKAMEGQQAADTALLRSPQLSRGINACYERSKSCLDSCDDCYDKQLYGWYGAIQRQLQRSQYQMQYSRPVQVIFWIVILLCLIVLVAFRAV
- the LOC132184952 gene encoding uncharacterized protein LOC132184952 isoform X2 encodes the protein MASSFDRWEKDPFFSAAEEVQESADRMESTYRTWIHAKKDSSGMWDSEELCRDLHTAHGTTKWQLEEFGRAVQSSYGKSSSDDARARHHEFIIAIEDQISKIENSLQESALSEGKASLPWVRLDEGECDELALFLSGPSTSEDKTPVKSNQRDIESSQVTDKDSPPDCLKNSRHSAELGSVEARDDKSHGHRRTASANADIGSWKIVVPDDVNQQNSFNGQTGLPVRKIPSLSGFLGSMESASKLKWPKNGFRKWKAMEGQQAADTALLRSPQLSRGINACYERSKSCLDSCDDCYDKQLYGWYGAIQRQLQRSQYQMQYSRPVQVIFWIVILLCLIVLVAFRAV